CTTTAATTACAAAATCGTCATTACTTTTTTGACTTTCATTGTTGATTAAAAAACTTAATATAACTAGCGCTATTACGGCTATAACACTTACAATTAATGCTATAACATAAATTGATTTATTGGATAATTGAACTTGGGAAGGGTAAGACAAACCTATTTTTTTTGTAAAATTAAGCGAAGTTAGTTTATCAAAAAAATAAGAGAATAAATATCATAAAAATATAATTATCAACTAATTGACAACATAATATATAGTAAATTTTCTCCCTTGCGGGAGAAAATTTAAGGTTTTCGACCTGTTATCAATCGATACAAGATTGCAATAACGGCTAATACCAATAGAATATGGATAAAACTTCCTACTGCTTCTCCAAATCCGAAATAACCAATTGCCCAAAGAATAAGTAGGATGATAGCAATTGTATAAACAAGATTTCCCATAATTTGTGATTTTTAGATGGTTTTTATCTTTTAACTATCTAAAAACGTTCCAAAAACCATTTACAAACCTTTACTAACTTCTTTTTTTGTAAACAAATGTGAAATTACTTCTAATTTATCCTTGTCGAATAGGCATAAATTATCAATATAAAATGGGGTAAAGTGAAAACTCTGTTGATCTATAATTCCAAACTCTCTTTTATTGGGTTCGTATGCAACAAAACCCGAACGTAAAAAAGGTTTACAAGAAACTTTATACAACACAATATCATTTGTAAATAATCGTCGATTCCGTTTATCCAACACATCTATTCCGATATCAATTGTATCAAAGGGTAAAGATGTTTCATGCCAAGTAAATTCATTGTATCCCTTAAAATAGGTTACTCCATTCATTTCTTTCGCATAACCTTCTATTTTGTTTTTATTTCGTAATCGATAATATCCGATCATTTTCATTTGGCAAATTTGCAATAAAATATTTTAAAATAGAAACGAACAATATTAAAATAGATGATTACATTTATCATCCGAAAACAACTAACACAATGTATAAGGTTTATCCGCAAAAAAGATATAACGAGACATTAGCTTTACTGAAACAGTTTGCTGCACCTACTGACAAAATCTTAGATTTAGGAATTAAAAATCCTTTTTCTGAAGTAATGCTTGAAAATGGTTTTGATGTAAAAAATACAAATGGTGATGATTTAGATTATTATTATAAAGATTTGCAAAATTATGATGCTAACTTTGTCACAGCTTTAGAAATTTTAGAGCATTTAGTTAATCCGATGGAAGTTTTAAGAAACTTACCTGGTGATAAACTATTAGCATCTATCCCAATGCGTTTATGGTTTTCATCTGCTTATCGTAGTCAAAATGACCCAAGAGATGTACATTACCATGAATTTGAAGATTGGCAATTTGATATGTTAATGGAAAAAGCTGGATGGACAGTTATTCATCGTCACAAATGGACACATCCATCAAATAAACTGGGAATTAGACCCTTATTAAGAAGAATTACACCAAGATATTATGCTATTTACGCAGAACGAAAAAAAGACTTTACTTTCTAACTACTCAATTGTTATACCTGCACATAACGAAGAAGATTTTATTGCAATAACATTACAATCTATCGTTAATCAAACAATTTTACCGTATGAAGTAATTGTTGTGAATGATCATTCAACCGATAAAACACAACAAATTGTAGAAGAATTTACAGCCAAGTATCCTTTTATAAAGTTAAGAAATATTCTTTCGAAAGGAGAACATCAACCAGGCAGTAAAGTCATTCAAGCATTTCTAAAAGGTTATGAACAAATTGATCCGAATTACGATATTATTGTTAAATTGGATGCAGATTTAGATATTCCAAATCATTATTTCGAAACAATTTTACACCATTTCAATCAAGATGAAGAAGTTGCTATGGCAGGTGGTTTTGCGTACATCGAAAAAAATGGAGAATGGGTTTTAGAAAATCTAACCGATAAGGACCATATTCGCGGTGCATTTAAAGCTTATCGAAAAAAATGTTATGAAAAAATTGGAGGTTTACGTGCCCATATGGGTTGGGACACTGTAGATGAGTTATTGTGTAAATATTATGGTTGGAAAGTTGTGACAGACGAATCATTACATATAAAACATCTAAAACCTACTGGTGCAAGTTATAATAAATCAGCACTTTACAAACAAGGAGCAGCTTATTATGCTTTAGGTTATGGTTTTTGGATTACCACAATTGCTGGCACAAAATTGGCGTTGCGTAAAAAGAAACCATCGTATATTCTCTATTATATGAAAGGTTTTTTTGAAGCAAAATCTAATGGAACAAAAAAAATGGTCAATCGTGAACAAGAAAAATTTATTCGAAATTATCGTTGGTCTAAAATGAAACAAAAAATAAAAGGTTAAAACTAAAATGCGCTATTGGTTTACATATCTTCTTATCACTTTGCCTTTGATCAATTTTGCACAAAGCAAACTGATTACTGGTTCGGTCGTGGTTGATGAAGGTAACGAATATATCTCTCCTATTTCTGGAGCTCGTGTCGAAAATATAACATCTGAAAGTAAAACTTATACAAGTTCTTCAGGTTATTATTCAATACAAGCAAATGTGGGTGATACGATTTTGTTTGAAGCTGATTTTTTAGTTCCAAGAAATTTCGTTGTGAATCAAAATATCTACGACAAAGGATTTTTACAAGCTCATTTGGATATTGAAATTATCGAATTATCAGGTGCAACTATCGGTAAAGGACCTTTGCAACCTAAATATCACAAAGACAATAAAACAGATATGTATGATAAAATGGGGCTTGATCAACGATTAAGAGATTTAGAACCTAAAAGAGATATTGCAAAATTCAAACCGATGGATGTTTTAAATCCTGTTCGATTAATTGGTCATATGAATGGTTTTTACCGCGAACAACGTCGTGTTCGTAATTACGAAACAAAACTATCTCTTATTCAAGAGGTTAAAAACTATTATCCAACTGAATTCTACACCAATCAATTGAATATACCTTCTTACAAAATTGAAGAATTTTTATATTATGTTAACGCACGTTATCCACTTCAAGACAAAGTTTTGAGCAGACAATTCGGAACAATTATGATTGATTTAGAATCTTATGCAAAAGAATATTTGACTGAATTAAATCAATCTAAAAACTAAATATTCACAATACCATATTAAAGTTTCGCCAATAAATGTTAACACGTTAATCGCTATATTTTTTAGACTTATATTCGTGCAAATAATTAAACGTAATAATACTAAACAATTGAAATCACTATTTACCATTCTAATTTTATTGTTTTCACAGTTCATTTTTGCACAAGAAAAGTGGATACAAGGAAATATTATTATCGATGATTCTGATGATACTGCCGAAGGAATTTATGTAACGAATTTGCGTACAAACCATACTACGATTTCGAATTTCACAGGCACTTTCCTTATTCAAGCACAAGTAAATGACACCTTGAAAATACAATCTGATTGGTATGAAAATCGATTGATTATTTTAAAACCTAATCTATTTAGTAAACCCACTATTGTTGTGCATTTGGCGGTGCAAACCATTCAATTAAACACTGCTTTTATCGGTCAAAAACTAACTGGAATTCTTGAAAAAGATGTCAAAAATGGAAAAAAACAAGATGTAGTTACAAACCTTTACAAAAGTCTTGGTGTAAATCCAGACATCAAGCCAATAAAGGATACTTCTGCTTTAAGAGCGGGTCTATTAGATGGTGATATTTCACTAACTCGTTTGGATATTGGTCGTTTGTACGATGTGTTTACAGGAAAAGCTAAACAACGAAAAGCATTGATAGATTACGAAAGTAAATATGATAAAATCACAAAAATAAAAAATTATTTTGGCGAAGATTATTTTATAAATGATTTAAAAATTCCGAAATTTAAAATCAGAGATTTCATAGATAACGCACTGACAAATACTGAATCTAAAATAGAATTGAATGATGTTAATTATTTTAAATTACTTCAATTATTTAATTCATACAGCAAAATTTACCTCGACTTTTTGTACGGAAAAGTCCCTAACAACACAAAAGTTATTCAAAAAGATACCATAGATGATTAAATAAAAGAGCTTGAAAATCAAGCTCTTTTATGATTTATAAATATCATTTCAAAATTTATTGCTTATCATGTACCTTTGCAAGGATTTCAAAAAATAAAATGTCCAACTACTTTCAATATTTTAAGCAACCAATCTCAACTTACGAACTACCCACTAAGTTTGATTATCCATTTTATTATGAACCTACTGAAATTGCGAAATTAGCATGTCAAGAAGTTCAAGACTATTTAGAAAACCAAACCGATTTTGAACATAATTTTGGTTTAGAAAAAGAAAAAAACCACTCTTCTACTCCAATTGGTAAAATGTTTGGTGTTTTGGTTGTTCGAAATAGTAAAGATGAAATTGGTTATATAGCTGCTGTTTCAGGAAAATTAGCCAATACCAATCAACATAAACTTTTCGTTCCACCAGTTTTTGATATGTTAAACAAAAATGGATTTTTCTTGGAACAAGAAGAACGCTTAAATGAGATAAATCGAATTTTAGAAAAGTTAGAATCAAATGAAAAATTTCTTCAATTGAAAAATGATTTTCATGAATTTGAATTGAATGCAACAGCAAGAATTAATGAAGGAAAACAACTTTTAAAATCAAATAAAAAAGATCGTAAAAAACAACGCGAAAATATTTCTTCAACTTTATCTCAAGATGAAATACAACTTTTTGAAGATGATTTAATCAAACAAAGTTTGCGCGATAAATATGAATTTAGAGTTCTAAACGAACAAATTGAACTTGAACGAAATCAATTTTCAAATCAAATTAAAACATTTGAAGAGGAAATAAACGCATTAAAAGAAGAACGAAAATTAAAATCTAATTCGCTTCAAAATCAATTATTTAA
This portion of the Empedobacter stercoris genome encodes:
- a CDS encoding lmo0937 family membrane protein, coding for MGNLVYTIAIILLILWAIGYFGFGEAVGSFIHILLVLAVIAILYRLITGRKP
- a CDS encoding class I SAM-dependent methyltransferase, with product MYKVYPQKRYNETLALLKQFAAPTDKILDLGIKNPFSEVMLENGFDVKNTNGDDLDYYYKDLQNYDANFVTALEILEHLVNPMEVLRNLPGDKLLASIPMRLWFSSAYRSQNDPRDVHYHEFEDWQFDMLMEKAGWTVIHRHKWTHPSNKLGIRPLLRRITPRYYAIYAERKKDFTF
- a CDS encoding glycosyltransferase, with protein sequence MLFTQNEKKTLLSNYSIVIPAHNEEDFIAITLQSIVNQTILPYEVIVVNDHSTDKTQQIVEEFTAKYPFIKLRNILSKGEHQPGSKVIQAFLKGYEQIDPNYDIIVKLDADLDIPNHYFETILHHFNQDEEVAMAGGFAYIEKNGEWVLENLTDKDHIRGAFKAYRKKCYEKIGGLRAHMGWDTVDELLCKYYGWKVVTDESLHIKHLKPTGASYNKSALYKQGAAYYALGYGFWITTIAGTKLALRKKKPSYILYYMKGFFEAKSNGTKKMVNREQEKFIRNYRWSKMKQKIKG